In a single window of the Anaerocolumna cellulosilytica genome:
- the thyA gene encoding thymidylate synthase, protein MSLADNIFIHMCKDILEEGISTEGEKVRPKWEDGTSAYTLKKFGVVNRYDLSKEFPAITLRRTAIKSCIDELLWIWQKKSNNIKELNSHIWDSWADENGSIGKAYGYQLGVKHKYKEGEMDQVDRCLHDLKNNPYSRRIMTNIYVHQDLHEMQLYPCAYSVTFNVTKEKNSEKLKLNAILNQRSQDILAANNWNVCQYAVLVHMFAQVCDMVPGELVHVIADAHIYDRHIPIIKELIERPVYAAPEFWMNKDIKDFYQFTTDDFRLENYVTGPKVENIPVAI, encoded by the coding sequence ATGAGTTTAGCAGATAACATATTTATTCATATGTGTAAAGACATATTGGAAGAGGGAATCAGCACGGAAGGGGAAAAGGTACGTCCAAAATGGGAAGATGGGACAAGTGCCTATACATTAAAAAAATTCGGAGTTGTAAACCGCTATGATTTATCCAAAGAGTTTCCTGCCATTACTTTAAGAAGGACTGCCATAAAAAGCTGTATTGACGAGTTGTTATGGATATGGCAGAAAAAGTCTAATAACATCAAAGAGCTGAATAGCCATATCTGGGACAGTTGGGCGGATGAAAATGGTTCCATCGGAAAAGCCTATGGTTACCAGCTGGGAGTAAAACATAAGTACAAGGAAGGGGAAATGGACCAGGTTGACCGCTGTCTTCACGATTTAAAAAATAATCCTTACAGCAGACGGATTATGACTAATATCTATGTACATCAGGATTTACACGAGATGCAATTGTATCCATGTGCATATAGTGTTACCTTTAATGTAACCAAGGAAAAAAACAGTGAAAAACTTAAGTTAAACGCTATCTTAAATCAGCGTTCCCAGGATATTTTGGCGGCAAATAACTGGAATGTGTGTCAATATGCAGTATTGGTTCATATGTTTGCGCAGGTTTGTGATATGGTACCGGGAGAATTAGTACATGTTATTGCGGATGCTCATATATATGACAGGCATATACCCATCATAAAAGAATTGATTGAACGACCGGTATATGCTGCACCGGAGTTCTGGATGAATAAAGATATTAAAGATTTTTATCAGTTTACTACAGATGACTTTAGGCTTGAGAATTATGTAACTGGTCCGAAGGTAGAAAA
- a CDS encoding ribonucleoside triphosphate reductase, with protein MIQVVKRDGEIAEFYLLKISEAISKAFKATEKFYTDDIINLLSLRVTADFQEKVHKDKISVEDIQDSVERVLEHTGYTDVAKAYILYRKNREKIRNMKSTILDYKEIVNSYVKEEDWRVKENSTVTYSVGGLILHNSGSVTANYWLSEIYDEEIAAAHRNADIHLHDLSMLTGYCAGWSLKQLIMEGLGGIPGKITSSPAGHLSTLCNQMVNFLGIMQNEWAGAQAFSSFDTYLAPFVKIDNLSYREVKQCIQSFIYGVNTPSRWGTQAPFSNITLDWTVPADLADLPCIVGGKEVDFTYKDCKKEMDLVNKAFIEIMIEGDANGRGFQYPIPTYSITRDFDWSDTENNRLLFEMTAKYGTPYFSNYINSDMEPSDVRSMCCRLRLDLRELRKKTGGFFGSGESTGSVGVVTINMPRIAYLAKDEADFFERLNRMMDISARSLKVKRKVINRLLEEGLYPYTKRYLGSFDNHFSTIGLLGMNEVGLNAKWLGKDMSHADTQQFSIKVLNHMRARLSDYQEEYGDLYNLEATPAESTSYRLAKHDKKRWTDIKTAGAKGDTPYYTNSSHLPVSYTEDIFEALDVQDELQTLYTSGTVFHAFLGEKLPDWRAAAKLVKTIAENYKLPYYTMSPTYSICKNHGYLNGEQFICPECGEKAEVYSRITGYYRPVQNWNEGKTQEYKNRRVYAMKRSRVMSVGVIKGNSVNQVAQEHGAAKEEARKILAANQEVALTLEKDGVFLFTTKTCPNCKYAKELLKDYSYVVIDAEDNPELARTYGVMQAPTLIIVDNGTFKKYAGAGSIKVFTEQMLIGVKQ; from the coding sequence ATGATTCAAGTAGTGAAAAGAGATGGGGAGATTGCCGAGTTTTATCTATTAAAAATTTCTGAGGCAATCTCAAAGGCTTTTAAGGCCACGGAGAAATTTTATACGGATGATATCATTAATTTATTATCTTTAAGGGTTACCGCTGATTTTCAAGAGAAGGTACATAAAGATAAAATAAGTGTGGAAGATATCCAGGACAGCGTAGAAAGGGTACTAGAACATACCGGGTATACAGATGTTGCTAAGGCATATATTCTGTATCGTAAAAACCGGGAAAAAATCCGAAATATGAAGTCAACCATTCTTGATTATAAGGAAATTGTCAACAGCTATGTAAAGGAAGAAGATTGGAGAGTTAAGGAAAACTCAACTGTAACTTACTCTGTAGGAGGTTTGATTTTACATAATTCCGGTTCTGTTACAGCCAATTACTGGCTGTCTGAAATCTATGACGAAGAGATTGCTGCTGCACACCGCAATGCAGATATTCATTTACATGATTTATCCATGCTTACCGGCTACTGTGCTGGATGGTCCTTAAAACAGCTTATAATGGAAGGGCTTGGAGGAATACCAGGGAAGATAACCTCTTCACCTGCCGGTCATTTATCCACTTTATGTAACCAGATGGTAAATTTTCTAGGCATTATGCAAAATGAATGGGCAGGCGCACAAGCCTTTTCCTCCTTTGATACATATCTTGCACCTTTTGTTAAAATAGACAATTTAAGTTATCGTGAGGTAAAGCAATGTATTCAGTCTTTCATTTATGGAGTAAATACACCCAGCCGCTGGGGAACACAGGCACCTTTTTCTAATATCACTCTTGACTGGACAGTACCGGCAGATTTGGCAGACCTGCCTTGTATTGTGGGAGGAAAGGAAGTAGATTTTACTTATAAAGACTGTAAAAAGGAAATGGATTTAGTCAATAAGGCTTTCATTGAGATTATGATTGAAGGGGATGCTAATGGCAGAGGATTTCAGTATCCTATACCAACCTACTCTATAACCAGAGATTTTGACTGGTCTGATACAGAGAATAACAGATTATTATTTGAAATGACTGCAAAATACGGTACACCTTATTTTTCAAACTATATAAACAGTGACATGGAACCTAGTGATGTTCGTTCCATGTGTTGCAGATTACGATTGGATTTAAGAGAATTGAGAAAGAAAACAGGCGGCTTCTTTGGCTCCGGAGAAAGTACCGGTTCCGTTGGAGTTGTTACGATAAATATGCCAAGAATTGCATATCTGGCAAAGGATGAAGCAGATTTCTTTGAACGTCTTAACAGAATGATGGATATCTCAGCAAGGTCCTTAAAGGTAAAGAGGAAAGTTATAAACAGACTCTTAGAAGAAGGATTATATCCTTATACTAAGAGGTATTTAGGCTCCTTTGACAATCATTTTTCCACGATTGGACTGCTAGGTATGAACGAAGTGGGTCTTAATGCAAAATGGCTTGGTAAGGATATGTCCCATGCGGATACCCAACAATTTAGTATTAAGGTATTAAATCACATGAGAGCGCGGCTTTCGGACTATCAGGAAGAATATGGTGACCTTTATAATCTGGAAGCAACACCGGCTGAATCTACCAGCTATCGTTTGGCAAAACATGATAAAAAACGGTGGACGGATATTAAAACAGCCGGTGCAAAGGGCGATACGCCTTATTATACCAATAGCTCCCATCTGCCGGTAAGCTATACGGAAGATATCTTTGAAGCTCTGGATGTTCAGGATGAGTTGCAGACTTTATACACCTCCGGTACAGTTTTTCATGCCTTTTTAGGAGAAAAACTTCCAGATTGGAGGGCTGCTGCAAAATTAGTTAAAACCATAGCTGAGAACTATAAATTGCCTTATTACACCATGTCACCAACCTATTCGATTTGTAAAAATCACGGATATCTTAACGGCGAACAGTTTATTTGCCCGGAATGTGGCGAAAAGGCAGAGGTCTACAGCCGTATCACCGGTTATTACCGCCCGGTACAAAACTGGAATGAAGGAAAAACCCAGGAGTATAAAAACCGACGAGTATACGCAATGAAGCGGTCAAGGGTAATGTCTGTTGGTGTGATTAAAGGAAACTCTGTTAACCAGGTTGCTCAGGAACATGGGGCAGCGAAAGAAGAAGCAAGAAAGATTCTGGCAGCAAATCAGGAAGTGGCATTAACGCTTGAGAAGGATGGTGTATTTTTATTTACAACTAAGACCTGCCCTAATTGTAAATATGCCAAGGAATTGCTAAAAGACTACTCCTATGTTGTCATCGACGCAGAAGATAACCCAGAACTAGCTAGAACCTATGGCGTAATGCAGGCCCCTACGCTTATAATTGTAGATAACGGCACATTTAAAAAATACGCCGGAGCAGGTAGTATTAAGGTATTTACCGAACAGATGTTAATTGGTGTAAAGCAATAG
- the hflX gene encoding GTPase HflX, protein MGEMFEIKEKEERLILVGVAVNDGDDTQESIEELEELAKTAGAVTVAKVIQNRESVHPGTYIGKGKIEEIRDLMTELEATGVICDDELSPAQLKNLEDSLQAKVMDRTILILDIFAQHAVTKEGKIQVELAQLKYRATRLVGMRNSMSRLGGGIGTRGPGEKKLEMDRRLIRDRISQLNRELKEVKQSRITTRELRSKGMIPVIAIVGYTNAGKSTLLNRLTSAGVLEEDKLFATLDPTTRSLTLQNGQQVLFTDTVGFIRKLPHHLIEAFRSTLEEAKYADIILHVVDSSNPSAYKQMHVVYETLANLGVIHTKYATSVTTEKSIITAFNKQDLLETDMIIKDFKADRTVKISAREGTGLNTLQEILEEILRERKILIERVFSYQDAGKIQIIRKYGQLLEEDYQPEGIYIKAYLPKDIYQSLV, encoded by the coding sequence ATGGGTGAGATGTTTGAAATAAAGGAAAAAGAAGAACGCCTTATTTTAGTTGGTGTTGCAGTTAACGATGGTGACGACACCCAGGAATCCATAGAAGAGCTAGAAGAACTGGCGAAAACTGCCGGTGCAGTTACCGTGGCGAAGGTTATTCAGAACAGAGAAAGTGTTCATCCAGGAACATATATTGGCAAAGGTAAAATTGAAGAGATAAGAGATTTAATGACTGAATTAGAGGCTACAGGTGTTATTTGTGATGATGAGCTTTCTCCTGCTCAGTTAAAGAACCTGGAAGATTCCCTGCAGGCGAAGGTTATGGACCGTACTATATTAATACTCGACATTTTTGCTCAGCACGCAGTAACCAAAGAAGGAAAGATACAAGTTGAACTTGCGCAGTTAAAATACCGGGCTACCCGTCTTGTCGGTATGCGTAATTCTATGTCCAGGCTAGGCGGCGGAATCGGAACCAGAGGTCCCGGCGAGAAGAAACTAGAGATGGACAGACGTTTAATTCGTGACAGGATTTCTCAACTTAACCGTGAGCTGAAAGAAGTGAAGCAGTCAAGAATAACCACAAGAGAATTAAGAAGCAAAGGAATGATACCTGTTATAGCGATAGTTGGCTATACCAATGCAGGAAAGTCTACGCTATTAAACCGACTGACCAGTGCCGGAGTATTAGAAGAAGATAAGTTATTTGCAACGCTGGATCCGACAACCAGAAGCCTGACTTTGCAAAACGGACAACAGGTGCTATTTACAGATACGGTAGGTTTTATAAGGAAGCTGCCCCATCATTTAATTGAGGCCTTTCGTAGTACATTGGAGGAAGCAAAATATGCAGATATTATCCTTCATGTTGTCGACAGTTCCAACCCTTCCGCCTATAAGCAAATGCATGTTGTTTATGAGACTCTGGCTAATCTAGGGGTCATTCATACAAAATATGCTACATCTGTTACTACAGAGAAGTCAATTATTACGGCTTTCAATAAACAGGATTTGTTGGAAACGGATATGATAATTAAAGATTTTAAAGCTGATAGAACTGTGAAGATTTCAGCAAGAGAAGGTACGGGTCTTAATACCTTACAGGAGATTCTGGAAGAAATTTTACGAGAGAGAAAAATCCTGATAGAGAGGGTATTTTCCTATCAGGATGCGGGAAAAATCCAGATAATAAGAAAATACGGACAGCTGCTTGAGGAGGATTACCAGCCAGAGGGGATTTATATAAAGGCATATCTTCCTAAGGACATTTACCAAAGCCTTGTATAA
- a CDS encoding tetratricopeptide repeat protein, translating to MRKKRVKGVAMILLTAALLGGCGGKSAGSYYKDGIGYFNSGDYVKAEASISKALEINGDRADYYIDYGLTLVQLGRYDAAIPYFDRAILKKDNAIVNENNKAAYRGKGIALYKSHRYPEAVEQFNKALAIDELTNLNLDILYYKAEAQEKAGLFEAAAITCTDILKEKGEEAAVYNKRADIYRLQGEYEKSLKDYNKAIELAPNTYEYYFGKYFLLTEDKDTDGATAVLNKAASIKGTTQKDKFNIAKVNYYLGEYKIAIAEFGEALEEGFNAAYFFLGNIYEKQEEYENAISNYTKYINEEPTIESAAVYNQLAVCLMKQGKYKEALNYITEGLAYNDLTIQQSLQRNEVAANEHLGNFEAAYKLLKEYTAKYPEDEAAAKELKFLETRQAEYSTVKEKENQ from the coding sequence ATGAGAAAGAAGCGTGTCAAAGGTGTAGCTATGATACTTCTGACAGCTGCGTTATTAGGTGGCTGCGGAGGAAAATCAGCAGGCAGCTATTATAAAGACGGTATCGGATACTTTAATAGCGGTGACTATGTAAAGGCAGAAGCCAGTATATCAAAGGCGCTAGAAATAAACGGAGATAGAGCAGATTATTATATTGATTATGGTTTAACATTGGTACAGCTTGGAAGATACGATGCAGCAATTCCATACTTTGACAGAGCCATTTTAAAGAAGGACAATGCTATAGTCAATGAAAACAATAAAGCTGCTTACCGTGGAAAGGGAATTGCATTATATAAATCACACCGCTATCCCGAAGCAGTAGAACAGTTTAATAAAGCTCTGGCGATTGATGAATTAACCAATCTGAATTTGGATATTTTATATTATAAAGCAGAAGCACAGGAAAAGGCAGGGCTTTTTGAGGCGGCCGCTATAACCTGTACGGATATATTGAAAGAAAAGGGAGAAGAGGCAGCAGTCTATAATAAAAGAGCCGATATATACAGATTACAGGGTGAGTATGAAAAGAGTCTAAAGGACTACAATAAGGCAATAGAGCTGGCTCCAAATACCTATGAATACTATTTTGGAAAATATTTTTTACTGACGGAGGATAAAGATACCGATGGTGCCACAGCGGTCTTAAATAAAGCGGCCAGTATAAAAGGAACTACGCAGAAGGACAAATTTAATATTGCAAAGGTAAATTATTATCTGGGTGAATATAAAATTGCTATAGCTGAATTTGGTGAAGCCTTAGAAGAAGGGTTTAATGCGGCTTACTTTTTTCTTGGAAATATCTATGAAAAACAAGAAGAGTATGAAAATGCGATAAGTAATTATACTAAGTATATCAATGAAGAACCGACTATAGAATCCGCAGCAGTCTATAATCAGCTGGCAGTTTGCCTTATGAAACAGGGAAAGTATAAAGAAGCACTTAATTATATAACAGAAGGGCTTGCATATAATGATTTAACCATTCAACAGTCGTTACAACGCAATGAAGTAGCGGCCAATGAACATTTAGGCAACTTCGAGGCAGCTTATAAGCTTCTGAAGGAGTATACAGCCAAGTATCCGGAGGATGAGGCAGCGGCAAAGGAACTTAAGTTCTTAGAGACCAGACAGGCGGAATATAGTACAGTAAAAGAAAAAGAGAATCAGTAG
- a CDS encoding GyrI-like domain-containing protein — protein MVKLDYKKEYKDLYQPGTKPVLIQVPLMQFIMVDGMGNPNVPNGDYQQAVELLYTLSYAIKMSAKKGMEPAGYFEYVVPPLEGLWWLDDTKDMDFSQKDKYNWTSMLRQPEFVTEEVFNWACNEVREKKPHLPIKKARFQVMEEGLCVQCMHIGSFDSEAETITKIDEFVQVQKLNEDIGTVCPDGMTRRHHEIYLQDFRKVNIEKIKTILRHPVRFQ, from the coding sequence ATGGTAAAACTTGATTATAAGAAAGAATATAAAGATTTATATCAGCCTGGTACGAAACCTGTTCTCATACAAGTACCGCTTATGCAATTTATTATGGTGGATGGCATGGGTAACCCTAATGTTCCCAATGGTGATTATCAGCAGGCAGTTGAATTACTCTATACCTTATCCTATGCCATAAAGATGAGTGCAAAAAAGGGAATGGAACCGGCCGGATATTTTGAATATGTGGTGCCTCCATTAGAAGGCTTATGGTGGCTTGATGATACGAAAGACATGGACTTTTCACAGAAAGACAAGTATAACTGGACTTCAATGCTAAGACAACCGGAGTTTGTAACAGAGGAGGTTTTTAATTGGGCCTGTAACGAGGTCAGGGAGAAAAAACCCCACCTTCCCATTAAGAAAGCAAGATTTCAGGTAATGGAGGAAGGTTTATGTGTGCAATGTATGCATATTGGTTCCTTTGATTCAGAAGCCGAAACAATAACTAAGATAGATGAATTTGTACAGGTGCAGAAATTAAATGAAGATATTGGGACAGTCTGCCCTGATGGTATGACACGAAGACATCATGAGATTTATCTGCAAGATTTCAGAAAGGTGAATATTGAAAAAATAAAAACTATACTGCGCCATCCTGTAAGATTCCAATAA
- a CDS encoding methyltransferase family protein, whose amino-acid sequence MKQFQLYGFLVILLFYGSYFGKMFLLRFQGIHTDRMGKGKKPNRTRGIEIILKIATYSMAAVQAASVFLIDSRYYLFQMTTIRVIGLLVAFLGVATFIIAMVAMKNNWRAGIDASQKTVLVQKGIYKLSRNPAFLGFDLFYIGFTICFGSILQIAVMCFAVIMLHLQILEEEKYLPSVFGEAYLQYKKSTGRYFWVL is encoded by the coding sequence ATGAAACAATTTCAGTTATACGGATTTTTAGTAATACTTTTATTTTATGGGAGCTATTTTGGCAAGATGTTTTTGTTACGTTTTCAGGGAATTCATACTGACCGAATGGGGAAAGGGAAAAAACCAAATCGAACAAGGGGTATTGAAATTATATTAAAAATAGCCACTTATAGTATGGCGGCTGTACAAGCTGCCAGTGTTTTTCTAATAGACAGCAGATACTATCTGTTTCAAATGACAACAATACGAGTTATCGGCTTGCTTGTGGCTTTTCTGGGAGTAGCTACCTTTATTATTGCTATGGTTGCTATGAAAAATAACTGGAGGGCAGGAATCGATGCCTCTCAAAAGACGGTTCTGGTACAAAAGGGGATTTATAAACTTAGCAGAAATCCGGCATTCTTGGGTTTTGACTTATTTTATATAGGATTTACAATTTGTTTTGGAAGTATCCTTCAGATTGCAGTTATGTGTTTTGCAGTAATTATGCTGCATCTACAGATATTGGAAGAGGAAAAATATCTACCTTCTGTTTTTGGAGAAGCCTATTTGCAATATAAGAAAAGTACCGGAAGATATTTTTGGGTACTATAA
- a CDS encoding ArsR/SmtB family transcription factor, with amino-acid sequence MKIKIETCDCTAIHEDIIIEVSAKMPSVSDIKRLTKLYQIFSDSTRARIMWALMHREMCVCDLAVLLDMTKSAVSHQLRVLREAYLVSSRREGKNVYYSLADNHVKDILIQGISHIQE; translated from the coding sequence ATGAAAATCAAAATTGAAACTTGTGATTGCACAGCTATACATGAGGATATCATTATTGAAGTATCCGCTAAAATGCCTTCTGTGAGTGATATTAAGAGGCTGACCAAACTTTATCAGATTTTTTCTGATAGTACAAGAGCTCGTATTATGTGGGCACTGATGCATCGCGAGATGTGTGTATGTGATTTGGCGGTTTTACTTGATATGACAAAATCGGCAGTATCGCATCAGTTAAGGGTACTTAGAGAAGCATACCTGGTCAGTTCTAGAAGAGAAGGAAAAAATGTGTACTACTCTCTGGCAGATAATCATGTAAAAGACATTTTAATACAGGGCATCAGCCATATACAGGAATAA
- a CDS encoding Gfo/Idh/MocA family protein: protein MEKLKIGIVGCGGIANGKHLPAIKRNGNFEIVAFCDVDSKKAEKAKEEYGVTKAKIYTDYRELIKEELDAVYVLTPNKSHAAISIAAMEAGAHVMCEKPMAKTYEDAKRMVETARRTGKILTIGYQNRYRLDSTYLKRACVNGDLGEVYYARAHAVRRRAVPTWGVFLNEEEQGGGPLIDIGTHALDLTLWMMDNYEIDSVTGSVYRKLADQKEQGNAFGEWNPEKFMVEDSAFAFIKMKNGATIHLEASWALNTLEVDEAKVSLCGTNAGADMKEGLRINRVHYNKQCVEKPDLDSGGVAFFEGQSETESDIEQRTFYNAVMKGDELVVKPEQALVVTRILEAVYEAGRTGKTVYFA, encoded by the coding sequence ATGGAGAAATTAAAAATAGGTATTGTAGGCTGTGGCGGAATTGCAAATGGCAAACATCTCCCGGCAATAAAAAGAAACGGTAATTTTGAAATAGTAGCTTTTTGTGATGTAGATAGTAAGAAAGCTGAAAAGGCAAAAGAAGAATATGGTGTCACGAAAGCAAAAATTTATACGGATTATAGAGAACTTATTAAGGAAGAATTAGACGCCGTATATGTACTGACACCAAACAAATCCCATGCTGCCATATCCATTGCGGCAATGGAAGCGGGAGCGCATGTTATGTGTGAAAAACCCATGGCAAAAACCTATGAAGATGCAAAGCGTATGGTAGAAACAGCCAGAAGGACGGGCAAAATTTTAACCATCGGTTATCAGAACAGATATCGCTTAGATTCCACTTATCTTAAAAGGGCCTGTGTAAACGGAGATTTAGGAGAGGTCTATTACGCAAGGGCGCATGCAGTACGCAGACGTGCTGTTCCCACTTGGGGCGTATTTTTGAACGAGGAAGAACAAGGAGGAGGACCATTAATTGATATTGGAACACATGCACTTGACTTAACTTTATGGATGATGGATAATTATGAGATTGACTCGGTAACGGGCTCGGTCTATCGAAAACTAGCTGACCAAAAGGAGCAGGGAAATGCTTTCGGTGAATGGAACCCTGAAAAATTCATGGTAGAAGATTCTGCTTTTGCTTTTATTAAAATGAAAAATGGTGCTACCATACATCTGGAAGCCTCCTGGGCATTAAATACTCTGGAGGTTGATGAAGCAAAGGTAAGTTTATGTGGTACAAATGCCGGTGCGGATATGAAGGAAGGTCTGCGCATTAATCGGGTTCATTACAATAAGCAATGTGTTGAAAAACCAGATTTAGATTCCGGCGGTGTAGCCTTTTTTGAAGGGCAGTCCGAGACGGAATCCGATATAGAACAGCGTACTTTTTATAATGCAGTTATGAAAGGGGATGAACTGGTTGTTAAACCGGAACAGGCACTTGTGGTAACCAGGATTTTAGAAGCTGTTTATGAGGCAGGAAGAACAGGTAAAACGGTTTATTTTGCATAA
- a CDS encoding Gfo/Idh/MocA family protein, producing the protein MSQQEFMIGIVGFGGMGNWHRELIDSIEGLTVAGIYDIKEERSAYARDLKIKAYANLPALLSDPKIGLVLIATPNDVHKSLAMQAMAAGKHVVCEKPVALNSMDLNDMIEASRKYGRLFTVHQNRRWDEDFLTVKKVYEEGRLGEIFRIESRVQGSRGIPGDWRQEKERGGGMVLDWGVHLLDQILYMFGESKLNYVYATLTNVTNQLVDDGFTAWLTFENGIEVLVEVGTNNFVSLPRWYVLGVDGTAVIKDFNESGKIVSAVGKDDKDVVPVRTAAGLTKTMAPRREDTIKAEELPLVKSDVKDFYRNIMAAMEGREEVRVKLAEISRVMRLMEAVFQSSREHKVIEFET; encoded by the coding sequence ATGTCACAGCAGGAATTTATGATTGGCATTGTTGGCTTTGGAGGAATGGGCAACTGGCACAGGGAGTTAATTGATTCCATTGAGGGTCTGACTGTGGCAGGCATTTATGACATAAAGGAGGAACGGTCGGCCTATGCCAGAGATTTAAAGATTAAGGCTTACGCAAACCTGCCTGCGCTCTTAAGTGATCCTAAGATTGGGTTGGTACTAATTGCTACACCAAATGACGTTCATAAATCTTTGGCAATGCAGGCCATGGCAGCAGGAAAGCATGTGGTTTGTGAAAAGCCCGTTGCATTGAATTCAATGGATTTAAACGACATGATAGAAGCATCAAGAAAATATGGACGACTTTTTACAGTACATCAGAACAGACGTTGGGATGAAGATTTTTTAACGGTAAAGAAGGTGTATGAGGAAGGACGTTTAGGTGAGATATTTCGGATAGAATCAAGAGTTCAGGGTTCCAGAGGAATCCCCGGAGACTGGCGTCAGGAAAAGGAACGTGGCGGCGGCATGGTACTTGACTGGGGTGTACACCTGTTGGATCAGATATTATATATGTTTGGAGAATCCAAATTAAATTACGTCTATGCAACACTGACCAATGTAACCAATCAATTAGTAGATGATGGTTTTACTGCCTGGCTTACTTTTGAAAACGGAATAGAGGTGCTGGTGGAAGTAGGCACCAATAATTTTGTATCACTTCCGAGATGGTATGTACTTGGAGTAGATGGTACAGCCGTTATTAAAGATTTTAATGAGTCCGGAAAAATTGTCAGCGCAGTGGGAAAGGATGATAAGGATGTGGTGCCGGTTCGTACAGCAGCAGGCTTAACGAAGACTATGGCACCCCGCAGGGAGGATACAATCAAAGCAGAGGAACTTCCGCTTGTAAAAAGTGATGTCAAAGATTTCTACCGCAATATTATGGCAGCGATGGAAGGAAGAGAGGAAGTTAGAGTAAAATTAGCAGAGATTAGCCGTGTAATGAGGCTGATGGAGGCGGTATTTCAATCTTCCAGGGAGCATAAAGTAATTGAGTTTGAAACATAG